In one Nitrospirota bacterium genomic region, the following are encoded:
- the carB gene encoding carbamoyl-phosphate synthase large subunit, translated as MPRRTDIKSILLIGSGPIVIGQACEFDYSGTQACKALREEGYRVILVNSNPATIMTDPEIADVTYVEPLTADILEMIIKKERPDALLPTMGGQTALNLAVELSEKGVLEKYKVELIGAKLHAIKKAEDRELFKEAMNSIGLETPKSRYVGSMEDGLKAIEYVGFPAILRPSFTLGGTGGSIAYNIDEYKENISRALQLSPVHQVLVEESVIGWKEFELEVMRDCRDNVVIICSIENFDPMGIHTGDSITIAPAQTLTDKEYQMMRDASISIIREIGVDTGGSNIQFAVNPKDGSMVVIEMNPRVSRSSALASKATGFPIARIAAKLAVGLTLYEVPNDITKETPASFEPAIDYVVVKFPRFAFEKFPEADAVLTTQMKSVGEVMSIGRTFKESLQKAIRSLEIDSSGFEPLKADIDETRTKLKIPNWERIWYIAHSMRIGMTVDEIYELTGIDPWFLHNIREIVEMEEEIKKVEGRRLKDEHIEILREAKEYGFSDKRLASLLQIDEKKIREFRKSSQIKAVYKIVDTCAAEFKAYTPYFYSTYERPFYKGI; from the coding sequence ATGCCAAGAAGAACTGACATAAAAAGCATACTGTTGATTGGCTCAGGACCCATAGTCATCGGGCAGGCCTGCGAGTTTGATTATTCAGGAACTCAGGCGTGCAAGGCGCTCCGCGAAGAGGGTTACAGAGTCATTCTTGTAAATTCAAATCCTGCCACAATCATGACAGACCCTGAAATAGCGGATGTCACTTATGTTGAGCCGCTTACTGCGGATATTCTTGAAATGATAATAAAAAAAGAACGGCCTGATGCGCTCCTGCCGACAATGGGCGGACAGACTGCGCTGAATCTTGCGGTTGAACTTTCTGAGAAAGGCGTGCTTGAAAAATATAAGGTGGAGTTGATAGGCGCAAAACTTCATGCTATAAAAAAAGCGGAGGACCGGGAATTATTCAAAGAGGCAATGAACAGCATAGGGCTTGAGACGCCGAAGAGCAGATATGTGGGCTCCATGGAAGATGGACTAAAGGCAATTGAATACGTCGGTTTCCCTGCTATATTAAGGCCTTCTTTCACGCTTGGCGGCACAGGCGGAAGCATTGCCTACAACATTGATGAATACAAGGAAAATATCAGCAGGGCGCTTCAGCTCAGCCCTGTGCATCAGGTGCTTGTGGAGGAATCCGTTATTGGCTGGAAGGAGTTTGAGCTTGAGGTCATGAGGGACTGCAGGGACAATGTCGTTATCATCTGCTCCATTGAAAACTTTGACCCCATGGGCATACACACAGGCGATTCCATAACAATTGCGCCTGCTCAGACGCTTACAGACAAGGAATACCAGATGATGAGAGACGCCTCAATCAGCATAATACGCGAGATAGGCGTTGACACGGGCGGTTCAAACATACAGTTTGCGGTTAATCCGAAAGACGGCAGTATGGTTGTTATTGAAATGAATCCGAGGGTGTCAAGAAGCTCTGCGTTGGCGTCAAAGGCAACAGGATTTCCGATAGCCAGGATAGCCGCCAAGCTGGCGGTGGGATTGACACTGTATGAAGTCCCCAATGACATAACAAAAGAAACTCCTGCATCGTTTGAGCCGGCGATAGACTATGTTGTCGTGAAATTCCCGAGGTTTGCCTTTGAAAAATTTCCCGAGGCTGACGCTGTGCTTACAACGCAGATGAAATCCGTGGGAGAGGTCATGTCAATAGGCAGGACCTTTAAGGAATCATTGCAGAAGGCGATAAGAAGCCTTGAGATAGACAGCTCCGGTTTTGAGCCTTTGAAGGCGGATATTGATGAGACAAGGACTAAACTCAAGATCCCGAACTGGGAGCGCATCTGGTATATTGCGCATTCCATGAGGATTGGAATGACTGTGGATGAAATATATGAACTGACCGGCATTGACCCGTGGTTTCTTCATAATATCAGGGAAATTGTTGAGATGGAGGAGGAGATTAAAAAAGTTGAAGGCAGAAGGCTGAAGGATGAGCATATAGAAATTTTAAGGGAGGCGAAGGAATACGGATTTTCCGACAAAAGGCTTGCATCACTTCTTCAGATAGACGAGAAGAAAATCAGGGAGTTCAGAAAGAGCAGTCAGATAAAAGCCGTATACAAAATTGTTGATACATGCGCCGCTGAGTTCAAGGCATATACGCCGTATTTTTACTCAACGTATGAAAGGCCGTTCTATAAAGGGATT